A stretch of Longimicrobium sp. DNA encodes these proteins:
- a CDS encoding type II toxin-antitoxin system ParD family antitoxin, protein MNVSLTPELERMVEEKVRSGQYRTASEVVREGLRLLAQRDEEYQVKLAALRAEIQKGRDEIARGEGIPGEEAFARIRSLFREGIGSGQI, encoded by the coding sequence ATGAACGTCTCGCTTACGCCCGAGCTGGAGCGCATGGTGGAAGAAAAGGTACGGTCCGGCCAGTATCGCACCGCGAGCGAGGTGGTGCGCGAGGGGTTGCGCCTGCTCGCGCAGCGCGACGAGGAGTACCAGGTGAAGCTCGCGGCATTGCGTGCGGAGATTCAGAAAGGCAGGGACGAGATCGCGCGGGGGGAGGGGATCCCGGGAGAAGAGGCGTTCGCTCGGATACGGTCCCTGTTCCGGGAGGGGATCGGCTCTGGACAGATATGA
- a CDS encoding type II toxin-antitoxin system RelE/ParE family toxin: protein MRRFRKAGTRSRGGRGSREKRRSLGYGPCSGRGSALDRYEFTPTALLEVASAALYLTSHSGNPASGEDWIAEIEHTCGLIGERLRIGRARPELGTGIRSLVHGNYTIFYELSGNRADILRVLHQRQDVAKAFGLSDH from the coding sequence GTGCGGAGATTCAGAAAGGCAGGGACGAGATCGCGCGGGGGGAGGGGATCCCGGGAGAAGAGGCGTTCGCTCGGATACGGTCCCTGTTCCGGGAGGGGATCGGCTCTGGACAGATATGAGTTCACCCCGACCGCGCTGCTGGAGGTTGCCTCAGCAGCGCTTTACCTGACCAGCCATTCCGGCAACCCCGCAAGCGGCGAGGACTGGATCGCCGAGATCGAGCATACCTGCGGACTGATCGGGGAGCGCCTGCGTATCGGACGCGCGAGGCCGGAACTCGGGACAGGCATCCGCAGCCTGGTGCACGGCAACTACACGATCTTCTACGAACTGTCAGGGAACAGGGCCGACATTCTACGCGTGCTGCACCAGCGGCAGGACGTGGCAAAGGCGTTTGGTCTGTCGGACCATTGA
- the holA gene encoding DNA polymerase III subunit delta, whose protein sequence is MPPIRAGQLDRTLRDRVAGGAFFFHGDEEFLREEAVGRVVAAYVDPATRDFNFDQMRGTDVAAESLASMIGTPPMMAEHRVVIVRDAQGLSVTARDVVLAACKAPPAGLVLVLTAAIPSGSKAKFYDELKKHAVSIEFSPLSHDDAPGWVMESAREETGVEWEPEAARALVGGVGVDLGTLSSEIRKLAAYVQGRKRVTLDDVRAVGGAVPRQDRWAWFDLIAERRFREAIATLPVLLEQGENGVGLVIGMGGTLLRIGLVCAGGQGALERELKPYQKWMARRIGPQARKWSLPEVDRAMTELLRTDRLLKSASLNDRQAIEELLLRLWAVGSRREAA, encoded by the coding sequence TTGCCGCCCATCCGTGCCGGCCAGCTGGACCGCACTCTCCGCGACCGTGTCGCGGGGGGTGCGTTCTTCTTTCACGGCGACGAAGAGTTCCTGCGCGAAGAGGCCGTGGGCCGCGTCGTCGCCGCCTACGTGGACCCGGCCACGCGCGACTTCAACTTCGACCAGATGCGCGGCACCGACGTCGCCGCCGAGAGCCTGGCGTCGATGATCGGCACGCCGCCCATGATGGCCGAGCACCGCGTGGTGATCGTCCGCGACGCGCAGGGGCTTTCGGTCACCGCGCGCGACGTGGTGCTGGCCGCGTGCAAGGCGCCGCCGGCTGGGCTGGTCCTGGTCCTTACGGCCGCCATCCCCTCCGGCTCCAAGGCCAAGTTCTACGACGAGCTGAAGAAGCACGCCGTCTCCATCGAGTTCTCGCCCCTTTCCCACGACGACGCGCCGGGGTGGGTGATGGAGAGCGCCCGCGAGGAAACGGGGGTGGAGTGGGAGCCCGAGGCGGCGCGCGCGCTCGTCGGCGGAGTGGGGGTGGACCTGGGAACGCTGTCGTCCGAGATCCGGAAGCTGGCGGCCTACGTCCAGGGCCGGAAGCGCGTGACGCTGGACGACGTGCGCGCCGTCGGCGGGGCCGTGCCCCGGCAGGACCGCTGGGCGTGGTTCGACCTCATCGCGGAGCGCCGCTTCCGCGAAGCCATCGCCACGCTCCCCGTCCTTCTCGAGCAGGGGGAGAACGGCGTGGGGCTGGTGATCGGCATGGGGGGGACGCTGCTGCGCATCGGGCTGGTGTGCGCGGGAGGGCAGGGGGCGCTGGAGCGCGAGCTGAAGCCGTACCAGAAGTGGATGGCACGCCGCATCGGCCCGCAGGCGCGGAAGTGGTCGCTGCCGGAGGTGGACCGCGCGATGACCGAGCTGCTGCGGACGGACCGCCTGCTGAAGTCGGCGTCGCTGAACGACCGCCAGGCCATCGAAGAGCTGCTGCTGCGCCTGTGGGCCGTGGGCAGCCGGCGCGAGGCGGCATAG